Proteins from one Nerophis lumbriciformis linkage group LG08, RoL_Nlum_v2.1, whole genome shotgun sequence genomic window:
- the col10a1a gene encoding collagen, type X, alpha 1a, with translation MDIRVGSILLLMVALAAGHGERYVVKKVVKAAPQYQPYSVKGQVVAGEPGAPGEPGPEGPPGPAGPPGKSGTGYPGPQGPAGPQGPAGRSSTGKPGTPGGPGKPGIPGANGEKGHTGATGAQGPRGAPGSSGSPGPAGLSSTGKPGPSGLPGSMGPRGEPGLKGHPGIPGLPGQKGDRGVGITGPQGATGSMGPMGPTGAPGQSGVGKPGKSGMPGEPGKSGSPGRDGAPGSMGPQGPKGHTGAPGVGISGKPGDNGAPGLPGSAGPKGHQGPAGAPGAPGSPGYGKPGANGEKGERGFTGSPGATGPKGEGGPTGYTGATGATGATGSMGPQGARGFPGEPGAVGSKGDTGATGSQGAKGHKGEQGAQGFQGKQGYPGPVGPTGARGATGATGDKGHVGAPGSTGASGIPGPAGPKGLPGRAGEPGSSGSNGSPGSRGSVGPQGPSGAPGLKGHPGLPGAPGPAGMTAKGVSGPMGAPGLPGEAGADGEPGPAGPAGPPGPPGEVVFEKGMGLGEVMVKAPMSAFTAVLTTPYPAGGSPIKFDHIVYNAENHYDSESGIFTCQIPGVYYFSYSIHVNGAHALVALYKNDQPVMFSYDEYNKGFLDQMSGSAVLLLNEQDTVYVQIPDEEANGVFAAENVHCSFSGFLIAST, from the exons atggatattcGAGTAGGAAGCATCCTCCTCCTCATGGTGGCCCTGGCCGCAGGTCACGGAGAGCGCTACGTGGTCAAGAAGGTGGTGAAGGCCGCACCCCAGTACCAGCCTTACTCAGTGAAGGGCCAGG TGGTGGCAGGTGAGCCTGGTGCCCCAGGTGAGCCCGGCCCCGAGGGTCCCCCTGGCCCTGCTGGTCCCCCAGGTAAGAGCGGCACAGGTTATCCTGGACCCCAAGGACCTGCCGGACCTCAAGGACCTGCTGGTCGTTCCAGCACTGGCAAACCCGGAACTCCTGGTGGACCTGGCAAACCAGGTATCCCCGGAGCCAATGGTGAGAAGGGACACACTGGAGCCACTGGCGCCCAAGGACCCAGAGGTGCTCCCGGTTCTTCTGGAAGCCCTGGACCCGCTGGCCTCTCCTCCACTGGCAAGCCTGGACCCTCTGGTCTTCCTGGATCAATGGGACCTAGAGGAGAGCCTGGTCTGAAAGGACATCCTGGTATTCCTGGTCTGCCAGGTCAGAAGGGTGATAGAGGGGTGGGAATTACTGGACCTCAAGGTGCAACTGGGTCGATGGGACCAATGGGACCAACTGGAGCTCCAGGTCAGTCTGGAGTTGGCAAGCCAGGAAAATCTGGAATGCCCGGTGAGCCAGGAAAGTCAGGTAGCCCAGGTAGGGATGGTGCCCCAGGTTCCATGGGACCACAGGGACCCAAAGGACACACTGGTGCCCCTGGTGTAGGCATTTCAGGCAAACCAGGTGACAATGGTGCACCAGGTCTGCCTGGCTCAGCTGGCCCTAAAGGCCACCAGGGACCTGCTGGAGCTCCTGGAGCCCCTGGTAGCCCAGGATACGGAAAGCCAGGTGCAAATGGAGAAAAGGGTGAGAGAGGATTTACTGGTAGCCCAGGTGCCACTGGTCCCAAGGGTGAGGGGGGTCCAACCGGATATACTGGTGCCACTGGTGCCACTGGGGCTACTGGCTCAATGGGTCCTCAGGGCGCAAGAGGTTTCCCAGGTGAGCCTGGTGCTGTTGGCTCCAAAGGCGATACAGGTGCCACTGGATCCCAGGGAGCTAAGGGACACAAGGGAGAACAGGGTGCACAAGGATTCCAAGGCAAACAGGGTTACCCAGGCCCAGTTGGTCCCACTGGTGCCAGAGGTGCCACTGGAGCCACTGGTGATAAGGGTCATGTTGGTGCCCCTGGTAGCACAGGTGCCTCTGGTATTCCCGGCCCCGCTGGACCCAAAGGTCTTCCTGGCCGTGCTGGCGAGCCTGGCTCTTCTGGTTCTAATGGTTCCCCAGGCTCTAGAGGTTCTGTTGGACCTCAAGGTCCTTCAGGTGCTCCTGGTCTCAAGGGCCACCCTGGTCTCCCCGGAGCTCCTGGCCCTGCCGGCATGACCGCAAAGGGTGTCTCTGGACCTATGGGTGCCCCCGGTCTCCCTGGCGAGGCTGGTGCTGACGGAGAGCCTGGTCCCGCTGGCCCTGCCGGTCCTCCTGGACCTCCTGGCGAGGTTGTCTTTGAGAAGGGCATGGGACTGGGTGAGGTTATGGTCAAGGCCCCCATGTCTGCTTTCACTGCAGTACTGACCACCCCCTACCCCGCTGGAGGCAGCCCCATCAAGTTTGACCATATTGTGTACAATGCTGAGAATCATTATGACTCCGAATCCGGCATTTTCACTTGCCAGATCCCCGGAGTGTACTACTTCTCCTACAGCATCCACGTTAACGGTGCTCATGCCCTGGTAGCACTTTACAAGAACGACCAGCCCGTCATGTTCTCCTACGATGAGTACAACAAGGGCTTCCTCGACCAGATGTCCGGCAGCGCTGTCCTCTTGCTCAACGAGCAGGACACCGTGTACGTCCAGATCCCTGACGAGGAGGCCAATGGCGTCTTTGCTGCCGAGAACGTCCACTGCTCTTTCTCTGGCTTCCTAATTGCTTCAACGTGA